From the genome of Impatiens glandulifera chromosome 9, dImpGla2.1, whole genome shotgun sequence, one region includes:
- the LOC124914888 gene encoding B-box zinc finger protein 19-like: MRTLCDSCESAPAVLFCAADEAALCQSCDDKVHMCNKLASRHVRVGLAEPSGVPNCDICENAPAFFYCEIDGSSLCLQCDTAVHVGGKRTHGRYLVLRQRIEFPGDRMSPAEELEESKRKQNQSMMEAEDQHKQGASGGNADGNHKTENNMIDLNMKPNRLHEHASNTQDI; this comes from the exons ATGCGGACGCTCTGTGATTCGTGCGAGAGCGCCCCTGCTGTATTGTTTTGTGCCGCCGACGAGGCCGCGCTTTGCCAATCCTGCGATGATAAG GTACACATGTGTAATAAGTTAGCTAGTCGGCATGTAAGAGTTGGTCTTGCAGAGCCAAGTGGTGTTCCTAATTGCGACATATGTGAAAATGCACCAG CTTTCTTTTATTGTGAGATAGACGGGAGTTCCCTATGTTTGCAATGTGATACTGCAGTACATGTAGGTGGTAAAAGAACTCATGGAAGATATCTCGTGTTGCGACAGAGAATCGAG TTTCCAGGTGACAGAATGAGTCCGGCTGAGGAACTTGAGGAAAGTAAAAGGAAGCAGAACCAGTCGATGATGGAAGCAGAAGATCAACACAAACAAGGGGCATCTGGTGGCAATGCTGATGGGAATCACAAAACTGAGAACAATATGATTGATTTGAATATGAAACCCAATCGATTACATGAACATGCTTCCAATACTCAG GACATCTGA
- the LOC124914035 gene encoding probable serine protease EDA2 produces MKFALCLIASLSLLWGLADGSVSSRILQRLTISSSTYLTTQELWFNQTLDHFSPYDHRRFSQRYYEFLDNFALPDGPIFLKICGEAACNGISNDYLSVLAKKFGAAVVSLEHRYYGKSSPFNSQKTENLKYLSSKQALSDLAAFRQYYQDSLNTKLNRSSVENPWFVFGISYSGALSAWFQLKFPHLSCGSLASSAVVLSVYNFTQFDRQIGESAGPQCKAALQEVTHLTEQRLEDDKKAVKALFGAESLDIDGDFLYYVADAAVTAFQYGNPDRLCSPLVEAKKSGKDLLDAYATYVKDYYVGTFGISAETYNQELLKNETPAEDIGRLWWFQVCSEVAYFQVAPSNDSIRSSKVDTRYHLDLCKNVFGEGVYPDVDATNLYYGGTNIAGSKIIFSNGSQDPWRHASKQTSSPEMPSYVITCHNCGHGIDLRGCPQSPLTAEGNSRNCSSPDAVNKAREKIIEHIDLWLSQCFPEARSAM; encoded by the exons ATGAAGTTCGCGTTGTGCCTAATCGCTTCTTTGTCTTTGCTATGGGGCCTCGCCGATGGGTCCGTATCTTCTCGTATTCTTCAGCGATTAACCATTTCTAGTAGCACTTACTTGACCACTCAGGAACTCTGGTTCAACCAGACTCTAGATCACTTCTCCCCTTAC GATCATCGCCGATTTAGCCAGCGGTACTACGAATTCCTTGATAATTTCGCCCTTCCCGATGGACCCATTTTTCTTAAGATATGTGGAGAAGCAGCATGCAATGGCATATCAAATGACTACCTCAGT GTTTTAGCAAAGAAGTTTGGGGCAGCAGTAGTTTCTCTGGAGCATCGTTATTATGGGAAAAGCTCTCCCTTCAATTCCCAGAAGACGGAGAATTTGAAGTATCTCTCATCTAAGCAGGCTCTTTCTGATTTAGCTGCCTTCCGTCAATATTACCAG GACTCACTAAACACCAAACTGAATAGATCCAGTGTTGAAAATCCATGGTTTGTCTTTGGTATTTCATACTCTGGAGCACTTAGTGCATGGTTCCAACTCAAGTTCCCTCATTTGTCTTGTGGAAGCCTAGCAAGTTCTGCAGTTGTTCTTTCTGTCTATAACTTCACCCAATTTGACCGTCAG ATTGGCGAGTCTGCAGGTCCACAATGCAAAGCTGCATTACAGGAAGTTACTCATCTCACTGAACAAAGACTCGAGGATGATAAAAAAGCAGTGAAAGCTTTATTTGGGGCTGAGTCC CTTGATATTGATGGTGATTTCCTGTATTATGTTGCCGATGCTGCTGTTACAGCT TTTCAATATGGAAATCCAGATAGGCTATGTTCCCCTCTCGTTGAGGCAAAAAAAAGTGGAAAAGATCTTTTG GATGCCTATGCCACATATGTAAAAGACTATTATGTTGGAACTTTTGGTATCAGCGCGGAAACATATAATCAGGAGCTTTTGAAAAACGAAACTCCTGCTGAAGACATAGGTAGGCTGTGGTGGTTCCAAGTATGCTCTGAAGTTGCTTATTTCCAGGTGGCACCATCAAATGATAGCATCCGTTCTTCGAAAGTTGACACAAG ATACCACTTGGACCTTTGCAAAAATGTATTCGGAGAGGGTGTGTATCCGGATGTTGACGCAACAAATCTATATTATGGAGGCACAAATATAGCAG GTTCAAAGATTATTTTCTCAAACGGATCACAAGATCCTTGGCGACACGCATCCAAACAGACATCATCCCCAGAAA TGCCATCCTATGTTATTACTTGTCATAATTGCGGTCATGGAATTGATCTTCGAGGATGCCCTCAATCTCCCCTAACCGCTGAAg GCAACTCCCGAAATTGTAGTTCTCCCGATGCAGTTAACAAAGCGAGAGAAAAGATTATCGAACACATAGATCTATGGCTCTCACAGTGCTTTCCCGAAGCTAGAAGTGCGATGTGA